A window from Synechococcus sp. MU1643 encodes these proteins:
- a CDS encoding photosystem I reaction center protein subunit XI, translating into MTVTPAADPCVGNLATPVNSGYFIKGLINNLPLYRPGISPNFRGLETGAAFGYLLYGPFTICGPLRATEYQQTAGLLAAIGAVHILSLLFLLYNQPGKQPNIPPADVTVENPPADLFTRTGWSDFTSGFWLGGCGGAVFAWFLCNTVHVQELFKIAAGVWSVG; encoded by the coding sequence ATGACCGTCACTCCTGCTGCTGATCCCTGCGTCGGCAACCTGGCGACACCCGTCAACAGCGGCTATTTCATCAAGGGTCTGATCAACAACCTGCCCCTGTACCGCCCCGGGATTTCCCCGAACTTCCGTGGTCTGGAAACCGGTGCAGCCTTCGGTTATCTGCTCTACGGCCCCTTCACCATCTGCGGCCCCCTGCGTGCCACGGAGTACCAGCAAACCGCTGGACTGCTGGCTGCCATTGGCGCCGTGCACATCCTCAGCCTGCTGTTCCTCCTCTACAACCAGCCCGGCAAGCAACCCAACATCCCCCCTGCAGATGTGACGGTTGAGAATCCCCCCGCCGACCTCTTCACCCGCACCGGTTGGTCTGACTTCACCAGTGGATTCTGGCTGGGTGGTTGCGGCGGTGCCGTTTTCGCCTGGTTCCTCTGTAACACCGTTCACGTTCAGGAGCTGTTCAAGATCGCTGCTGGTGTCTGGAGCGTCGGCTGA
- a CDS encoding efflux RND transporter permease subunit, with translation MRSISQPFLRRPILTVVCSLLILLAGCTALFGLGLEDLPPLAPTRVSVSANFPAASPEVVEQSVTRVLEQQLNGLEGVESISSTSRQGGASISLRFNAGDPELNAIKVQNKVNLASRRLPQAVTRQGLQVRRSSEDLLMILGFSHPPDQYVPTFLTGWLDQTLRDALLTTPGIGDVQVFGSSELSFRLWLDPQRLEQNNLTLGDVSRALAEQNVLAAVGSIGAAPVPSGQLLNLPVEAEGRLRSQSDFENLVLRRLENGGLLRLKDVGRVALGQRNYGREAMNLAGERSVAVGVYQRDGANALEVSRTIKRKLQQLEASFPPDIELSVIVDVADTVQANLDRTFNTLRDAVLLVLLVLVLFLGRWRLALIPGLAVPVALVGSLSLVKLSGSNLNSLILFGLVLATGIVVDDAIVVSEDIAGRIERGTPPEQAAEDAMAELATAVVATSLVLAAVFLPVLLIPGSIGRLYQPIALAISGAILFSTLNALSFTPMACARVLGPGGGHLPGAIGKLSRWLRQGMQTLEGQYAKHLEHWLQRKRLIAFLLLSGLVFTASGLAVMPTAFIPDDDQGQIRGYFTLPDGASLERSVAVMDDIRRVVSEEPLVRTGNFYAGSSFGQSGEDRGSFYLRLQPLKDRPGKEQSSTAIKRRLSREVQQRVGDARVVLITPPAVRGFSSESGLSLELLDRSGGQLSLEQFGQVAQDFIQTAKATDRFERVSTRFDASFPRWRLELDRDQLAGLNLDYGATLREIGTAFGGRYIDDTYDDGRIRSIVLQLDGSERRRPEDLTGLMVRNRSGELMSVASVASLTREEGVNNIRHFGLNRAIRITAIPAPTVSSGEAIEALNQAGDRIGGSNIGLAFTGLALEEQRAGQVTWVLFALGVTVVYLLLAALYESFVDPLIILLTVPMALLGALIGLKLRGLPLDVYGQMGLLVLVSLAAKNGILIVEFANQRIAAGLALREAVVDAAVNRMRPILLTAVTSLAGFLPLLFAKGTGAASRTSIGTVVFSGLLVASFLSLFAVPAVYLMLKRNRMPTA, from the coding sequence GTGCGGTCGATCTCCCAGCCGTTTCTTAGGCGGCCGATTCTTACGGTCGTCTGCAGCCTGCTGATCCTTTTGGCGGGGTGCACGGCGCTATTCGGCCTGGGGCTGGAGGATCTACCGCCCCTCGCTCCCACCCGCGTGAGTGTGAGCGCCAACTTCCCGGCGGCTTCACCGGAAGTGGTGGAGCAAAGCGTGACCAGGGTTTTGGAACAACAGCTGAATGGCCTTGAAGGGGTCGAAAGCATCAGCTCAACAAGCAGACAGGGCGGAGCAAGCATCTCGTTGCGCTTCAACGCGGGTGATCCCGAGCTGAATGCGATCAAGGTGCAGAACAAAGTGAACCTGGCCAGCCGCAGGCTGCCTCAGGCCGTGACGCGCCAGGGGCTCCAAGTGCGGCGCTCCTCGGAAGACCTATTGATGATCTTGGGGTTCAGCCACCCACCGGATCAATACGTCCCCACCTTTCTCACGGGCTGGCTGGACCAGACCCTGCGGGACGCACTGCTCACCACACCAGGCATCGGCGATGTGCAGGTGTTCGGCAGCAGTGAACTCTCCTTTCGCCTTTGGTTGGATCCTCAACGCCTCGAACAGAACAACCTCACCCTTGGCGACGTCAGCCGTGCCCTGGCCGAACAAAACGTTTTGGCTGCCGTTGGCAGCATCGGGGCTGCCCCAGTTCCATCGGGCCAATTGCTGAACCTTCCGGTGGAGGCGGAAGGGCGACTCCGCAGCCAATCGGATTTCGAGAATCTCGTGTTGCGCCGGCTGGAGAACGGCGGGCTGCTGCGCCTGAAGGATGTGGGACGGGTTGCACTCGGACAGCGCAATTACGGACGCGAGGCCATGAATTTGGCCGGCGAACGTTCAGTGGCCGTGGGTGTCTACCAGCGCGATGGGGCCAATGCCCTGGAGGTGAGCAGAACGATTAAGCGCAAGTTGCAGCAGTTGGAAGCGAGCTTCCCCCCGGACATCGAGCTATCCGTGATCGTGGATGTGGCCGACACAGTTCAGGCCAACCTTGATCGCACCTTCAACACCCTGCGCGATGCCGTGCTGCTGGTGCTGCTGGTGCTGGTGCTGTTTCTGGGCAGATGGCGTCTGGCCCTGATCCCTGGCCTTGCCGTGCCGGTGGCGCTGGTTGGAAGCCTCAGCCTGGTGAAACTGAGCGGTTCCAATCTCAACAGCCTGATCCTGTTTGGGCTGGTGCTGGCCACCGGGATCGTTGTGGATGACGCCATCGTCGTAAGCGAAGACATCGCCGGACGCATCGAACGGGGCACACCCCCCGAACAGGCGGCCGAAGACGCCATGGCTGAGCTGGCGACCGCCGTTGTGGCCACCTCATTGGTGCTGGCAGCCGTGTTCCTGCCCGTTCTGCTCATTCCTGGATCGATCGGACGCCTCTATCAACCGATCGCCCTAGCCATCAGCGGAGCGATTCTGTTCTCCACCTTGAATGCGCTCAGCTTCACCCCAATGGCCTGCGCCCGGGTGCTGGGCCCAGGTGGCGGCCATCTTCCTGGGGCGATCGGCAAGCTCAGCCGCTGGCTTCGGCAGGGAATGCAAACCCTGGAAGGACAATACGCGAAACATCTCGAGCACTGGCTGCAGCGCAAGCGACTCATCGCCTTTCTGCTGCTGAGCGGTCTGGTCTTTACCGCCTCCGGATTGGCGGTGATGCCGACAGCGTTCATCCCCGATGACGACCAAGGCCAAATTCGCGGCTACTTCACCCTTCCCGATGGCGCCAGCCTCGAGCGCAGCGTGGCAGTGATGGACGACATCCGACGCGTCGTCAGCGAAGAGCCGCTGGTGCGCACTGGAAACTTTTATGCCGGCAGCTCCTTCGGACAGAGCGGAGAAGACCGTGGATCGTTTTACCTGCGCCTTCAGCCACTCAAGGATCGACCTGGCAAAGAGCAGAGCAGCACCGCCATCAAACGCCGTCTCAGCCGAGAGGTTCAACAACGGGTTGGTGATGCCAGAGTCGTGCTGATCACCCCTCCAGCCGTGCGGGGCTTCAGCAGTGAATCAGGACTCTCGCTGGAACTGCTTGACCGCAGCGGAGGGCAACTCAGCCTGGAGCAATTCGGCCAAGTCGCCCAGGACTTCATCCAGACGGCCAAGGCGACAGACCGATTTGAACGGGTGAGCACCCGCTTTGATGCCAGTTTTCCCCGCTGGCGGCTTGAGCTCGACCGCGACCAACTGGCTGGCCTCAACCTCGACTACGGCGCAACGCTGCGAGAAATCGGCACTGCCTTCGGCGGCCGCTACATCGATGACACCTACGACGACGGTCGAATCCGCTCGATTGTTCTGCAGCTGGATGGCAGCGAGCGACGTCGGCCGGAAGATCTCACGGGTCTGATGGTGCGCAACCGCAGCGGTGAGCTGATGTCGGTCGCAAGCGTGGCCAGCCTGACCCGCGAGGAAGGCGTCAACAACATTCGTCATTTCGGGCTCAACCGGGCAATTCGGATCACCGCCATCCCCGCGCCAACGGTCAGCAGCGGTGAAGCCATCGAAGCGCTGAACCAGGCCGGTGATCGCATCGGAGGCAGCAACATCGGCCTGGCCTTCACGGGCCTGGCGTTGGAAGAACAACGGGCTGGGCAGGTGACCTGGGTGCTGTTCGCTCTCGGCGTGACGGTGGTCTATCTGCTGCTGGCCGCTCTCTACGAGAGTTTCGTTGACCCGTTGATCATCCTGCTCACCGTGCCGATGGCCCTGCTCGGAGCTCTGATCGGCTTGAAATTGCGGGGTCTCCCACTGGATGTTTACGGCCAGATGGGACTTCTGGTGCTGGTGAGCCTGGCGGCCAAGAATGGAATTTTGATCGTGGAATTCGCCAACCAGCGGATTGCGGCGGGCCTGGCCCTGCGCGAAGCCGTTGTGGACGCGGCCGTGAACCGGATGCGCCCGATCCTGCTGACAGCGGTCACATCCTTGGCGGGTTTCCTGCCCCTTCTGTTCGCCAAGGGCACGGGAGCCGCTAGCAGAACCAGCATTGGCACCGTGGTGTTCAGCGGACTGTTAGTGGCCTCGTTTCTGTCCCTGTTTGCCGTCCCTGCCGTTTATCTGATGCTGAAACGCAATCGAATGCCCACCGCGTAG
- a CDS encoding cupin — protein sequence MTITPRARTATSSQAQFFDYASAANPLQQELISTIPYRSFSANFFDEAGTALQPLDLSADLHCEGPATGPSLCGNFIRLDQGSLHTRADATSQLFFVARGHGQTEACGQVFHWSEGDTFVLPAGGEAIHSSEACAGLYWVHDAPLLRYLGVSTVKPVFEPCFYSHQDARAQLDAIASNPRGANANRVSVLLGNNAFPQTRTVTHTLWAMLGILPAGQMQRPHRHQSIALDFAVACQPGCYTLIGTELDENGMIRNGHREVWVAGAAFVTPPGYWHSHHNESGADAYVLPIQDAGLHTYLRTLDITFSKRGRADLSNTP from the coding sequence ATGACCATCACCCCACGAGCGAGGACGGCAACCAGTTCCCAGGCACAGTTCTTCGACTACGCCTCAGCGGCCAATCCTCTGCAGCAGGAGCTGATCAGCACGATCCCCTACCGCAGCTTTTCGGCCAATTTTTTTGATGAAGCCGGAACAGCCCTGCAACCTCTTGATTTGAGTGCCGACTTGCACTGCGAAGGCCCGGCCACGGGTCCATCGCTCTGCGGCAACTTCATTCGGCTGGATCAGGGGTCCCTGCACACCCGTGCGGATGCGACCAGTCAGCTGTTTTTCGTAGCCCGAGGCCATGGGCAAACCGAAGCCTGTGGCCAGGTTTTTCATTGGAGTGAAGGCGATACATTCGTGCTTCCGGCTGGCGGTGAAGCCATCCACAGCAGCGAGGCCTGCGCAGGTCTCTACTGGGTGCACGATGCCCCCCTGCTTCGTTATCTGGGTGTGAGCACCGTGAAACCGGTGTTCGAACCATGCTTCTACAGCCATCAGGATGCTCGCGCGCAGCTGGATGCCATCGCCAGCAATCCGCGCGGAGCCAACGCCAACCGCGTGAGTGTGCTGTTGGGAAACAACGCGTTCCCTCAGACGCGCACCGTCACCCACACCCTCTGGGCCATGTTGGGCATTCTTCCCGCAGGCCAGATGCAGCGCCCCCACCGACACCAGTCGATCGCCCTTGATTTTGCTGTGGCTTGCCAACCCGGTTGCTACACGTTGATCGGCACCGAGCTGGACGAGAACGGGATGATCCGCAATGGGCACCGAGAAGTCTGGGTAGCCGGCGCAGCCTTCGTGACCCCACCGGGCTACTGGCACTCCCACCACAACGAATCCGGCGCCGACGCCTACGTGCTGCCCATTCAGGATGCCGGCCTACACACCTACCTGCGCACGCTCGACATTACTTTCAGCAAAAGAGGCCGAGCTGACTTGAGCAACACCCCATAG
- a CDS encoding DUF3598 family protein, whose protein sequence is MDRVVVLVWPEHCLASGIDGIGMIVGEWEHLQRNVGEWRGWFDSMDPKLQRTKRQPSLLKLLPDPSGIALHLTLLLWPEAAGSSSPHQPPAGDPEKRIVQSFMRVDPDMGVFGTGSFSRGTLYRSTWTKLYAEFGFLQHQRRHRLVLLWNGAGQLDRIVLIREFLAGTSAVECPPLVADQLIGDWRCDLPSLGGKMRFAAGDLDRWIFLPDGGAFLAPAQIDPHQPFNIEALWLSSSTRLERISRRYSEHGALISVDHQLLIR, encoded by the coding sequence TTGGACCGCGTTGTTGTTCTCGTCTGGCCTGAGCACTGCCTAGCCTCAGGCATCGATGGGATCGGGATGATCGTGGGCGAATGGGAGCACCTGCAGCGCAACGTTGGTGAGTGGCGCGGCTGGTTCGACAGCATGGATCCGAAGCTGCAACGCACCAAACGTCAGCCCTCTCTTTTAAAGCTCCTGCCTGATCCTTCCGGCATTGCCCTTCATCTGACCCTGCTGCTCTGGCCTGAGGCAGCGGGATCGAGTTCTCCCCATCAACCGCCTGCCGGCGATCCTGAAAAGCGGATCGTTCAAAGTTTCATGCGCGTGGATCCCGATATGGGGGTCTTCGGCACCGGCAGTTTTTCGAGGGGGACGCTCTACCGGTCCACCTGGACCAAGCTTTATGCCGAGTTTGGCTTCCTGCAGCACCAACGCCGTCACCGCTTGGTGCTGCTTTGGAATGGTGCGGGGCAATTGGATCGGATCGTGTTGATCCGCGAGTTCCTTGCAGGAACTTCAGCGGTGGAATGTCCTCCCTTGGTGGCGGATCAGCTGATCGGCGACTGGCGTTGCGACCTCCCTTCGCTTGGAGGGAAAATGCGTTTTGCAGCAGGCGATCTTGATCGCTGGATCTTTTTGCCGGATGGAGGAGCTTTCCTGGCGCCTGCGCAGATTGATCCACACCAGCCGTTCAACATCGAAGCGCTTTGGTTGTCGAGTTCGACGCGCCTTGAGCGCATTTCACGTCGTTATTCAGAACACGGTGCCCTGATATCAGTGGATCATCAACTGCTCATCCGTTGA
- the psaB gene encoding photosystem I core protein PsaB, whose protein sequence is MATKFPSFSQGLAQDPTTRRIWYGIATAHDFESHDGMTEERLYQKLFSTHFGHLAIIGLWVSGNLFHIAWQGNFEQWVADPLHVRPIAHAIWDPHFGQGAIDAFTQAGASSPVNIAYSGLYHWFYTIGMTTNAELYQGSIFMMILSAWALFAGWLHLQPKFRPSLAWFKNAESRLNHHLAVLFGFSSIAWTGHLVHVAIPEARGQHVGWDNFLNVLPHPAGLGPFFTGNWGVYAENPDSLNQVFGSSEGAGTAILTFLGGFHPQTEALWLTDIAHHHLAIGCLFVIAGHMYRTNFGIGHSIKEILETHNPPKGTPGDLGAGHKGLYDTINNSLHFQLGLALASLGVVTSLVAQHMYSMPSYAFIAKDYTTQAALYTHHQYIAIALMCGAFAHGAIFFIRDYDPEANKDNVLARMLEHKEAIISHLSWVSLFLGFHTLGLYVHNDVVVAFGTPEKQILVEPVFAQFVQAASGKAMYGMDVLLSNASSSASLAAQNIPGEHYWLDAINGNTDVFLPIGPGDFLVHHAIALGLHTTTLILVKGALDARGSKLMPDKKDFGYSFPCDGPGRGGTCDISAWDAFYLAVFWALNTVGWLTFYWHWKHLAIWSGNVAQFNESSTYLMGWFRDYLWLNSSQLINGYNPFGSNNLAVWAWMFLFGHLVWATGFMFLISWRGYWQELIETIVWAHQRSPIANMMGYRDKPVALSIVQARVVGLAHFTVGYVLTYAAFLIASTSGKFG, encoded by the coding sequence ATGGCAACGAAATTTCCTTCGTTCAGCCAGGGTCTGGCCCAGGACCCGACAACCCGCCGTATTTGGTACGGGATCGCCACGGCTCACGACTTCGAGAGCCATGACGGAATGACGGAGGAGCGCCTCTATCAGAAGCTCTTCTCCACCCATTTCGGTCACCTCGCGATCATCGGCCTTTGGGTTTCGGGAAACCTGTTCCACATCGCCTGGCAGGGCAACTTCGAGCAGTGGGTCGCCGACCCCCTGCACGTGCGCCCCATCGCTCACGCAATCTGGGATCCCCACTTCGGTCAAGGCGCCATTGACGCCTTCACCCAAGCGGGTGCTTCCTCCCCGGTGAACATCGCCTACTCAGGCCTTTATCACTGGTTCTACACAATCGGCATGACGACGAATGCCGAGCTGTACCAGGGTTCCATCTTCATGATGATCCTGTCGGCTTGGGCCCTCTTCGCCGGCTGGTTGCACCTGCAGCCCAAGTTTCGTCCTTCCCTGGCCTGGTTCAAAAACGCTGAATCGCGTCTGAACCACCACCTCGCTGTCCTCTTCGGCTTCAGCTCCATCGCCTGGACCGGTCACCTGGTTCACGTTGCGATCCCCGAAGCCCGTGGTCAGCACGTTGGTTGGGACAACTTCCTCAACGTTCTGCCTCACCCCGCCGGTCTTGGACCCTTCTTCACCGGCAACTGGGGTGTGTACGCCGAAAACCCCGATTCACTGAATCAGGTCTTCGGTAGCTCTGAAGGTGCCGGCACCGCCATCCTCACCTTCCTTGGTGGCTTCCACCCTCAGACAGAAGCTCTCTGGCTGACGGACATTGCCCACCACCACCTGGCCATAGGTTGCCTCTTCGTGATCGCCGGCCACATGTACCGGACCAACTTCGGTATTGGTCACTCCATCAAGGAGATCCTCGAAACCCACAACCCCCCGAAGGGCACCCCCGGTGACCTCGGCGCTGGCCACAAGGGTCTTTACGACACCATCAACAACAGCCTGCACTTCCAGCTTGGTCTGGCTCTGGCCTCCCTTGGCGTGGTCACCAGCCTTGTGGCGCAGCACATGTACTCGATGCCGTCGTATGCCTTCATCGCGAAGGACTACACAACACAGGCAGCCCTGTACACCCACCACCAGTACATCGCCATCGCGCTGATGTGTGGTGCCTTCGCCCACGGTGCGATCTTCTTCATCCGTGACTACGACCCCGAAGCCAACAAGGACAACGTCCTGGCCCGGATGCTCGAGCACAAGGAGGCGATCATCAGCCACCTGAGCTGGGTCTCTCTGTTCCTCGGTTTCCACACCCTCGGCCTCTACGTCCACAACGATGTGGTCGTTGCCTTCGGTACCCCCGAGAAGCAGATCCTGGTTGAGCCCGTGTTCGCCCAATTCGTTCAGGCCGCCTCTGGTAAGGCCATGTACGGAATGGACGTGCTGCTCTCCAACGCCTCCAGCTCCGCCAGCCTTGCTGCCCAGAACATTCCTGGTGAGCACTACTGGCTGGACGCGATCAATGGCAACACCGATGTGTTCCTGCCCATCGGCCCTGGTGACTTCCTGGTTCACCACGCCATTGCTCTGGGTCTGCACACCACCACCCTGATCCTTGTGAAGGGTGCTCTGGATGCCCGCGGCTCCAAGCTGATGCCTGACAAGAAGGACTTCGGTTACTCCTTCCCCTGCGACGGCCCCGGCCGTGGCGGCACCTGCGACATCTCTGCCTGGGACGCCTTCTATCTGGCTGTCTTCTGGGCTCTTAACACCGTGGGTTGGCTGACCTTCTACTGGCACTGGAAGCACCTGGCCATCTGGTCCGGCAACGTGGCCCAGTTCAACGAATCCAGCACCTACCTGATGGGTTGGTTCCGCGACTACCTGTGGCTCAACTCCTCCCAGTTGATCAACGGCTACAACCCGTTCGGCAGCAACAACCTCGCCGTTTGGGCTTGGATGTTCCTCTTCGGACACCTGGTTTGGGCCACCGGCTTCATGTTCCTGATCTCCTGGCGGGGTTACTGGCAGGAACTGATCGAGACCATCGTCTGGGCTCACCAGCGCAGCCCCATCGCCAACATGATGGGTTACCGCGACAAGCCCGTGGCACTCTCCATCGTTCAGGCCCGTGTCGTCGGCTTGGCTCACTTCACGGTTGGCTATGTCTTGACCTACGCCGCCTTCCTGATTGCTTCGACCTCAGGAAAATTCGGTTAA
- the psaA gene encoding photosystem I core protein PsaA, whose product MTISPPERGSDAKSQVEKVDNPATFELFGKPGHFDRALAKGPKTTTWVWNLHANAHDFDAHTSDLQEVSRRIFSAHFGHLAVIFIWLSGAFFHGARFSNYSGWLADPTHVKPSAQQVWAIFGQEILNGDMGAGFQGIQITSGLFQMWRAWGITSETQLMALAIGALVMAGLMLNAGVFHYHKAAPKLEWFQNVESMLNHHLAGLLGLGSLSWAGHVIHVSAPVTKLMDAIDAGQPLVLNGKTIASAADIPLPHEFFNQDLLAQLYPGFSSGVGAFFSGNWAAYSDFLTFQGGLNPVTGSLWMTDIAHHHVAIAVMFIVAGHMYRTNWGIGHSIKEIHEGQKGDPLLFPATNGHDGLYEFMTTSWHAQLAVNLAIGGSVSIIVAQHMYAMPPYPYQAIDYPTQIGLFTHHIWIGGFLIVGAGAHAAIAMVRDYDPAKHIDNVLDRVLKARDAIISHLNWVCIWLGAHSFGLYVHNDTMRALGRPQDMFSDSAISIQPIFAQWIQNVHAAAAGSTAPNALAGVSEVFNGSVVAVGGKVAAAPMPLGTADFMVHHIHAFTIHVTVLILLKGVLYARSSRLIPDKANLGFRFSCDGPGRGGTCQVSAWDHVFLGLFWMYNSLSIVIFHFSWKMQSDIWGTVNADGSVAHITNGNFAQSAITINGWLRDYLWAQAVQVINSYGSNTAAYGIMFLGAHFVFAFSLMFLFSGRGYWQELIESIVWAHNKLKVAPAIQPRALSIIQGRAVGVAHYLLGGIATTWAFFHAHILVVG is encoded by the coding sequence ATGACCATCAGCCCACCTGAGCGTGGGAGTGACGCGAAAAGCCAGGTCGAGAAGGTTGACAATCCAGCAACCTTCGAGCTGTTCGGCAAGCCCGGACATTTCGACCGCGCCCTCGCGAAAGGTCCCAAAACCACTACCTGGGTTTGGAACCTTCACGCCAACGCTCACGACTTCGACGCTCACACCAGCGACCTTCAAGAGGTCTCTCGGCGGATCTTTTCCGCCCACTTCGGCCACCTGGCCGTCATCTTTATTTGGCTCAGCGGTGCCTTCTTCCATGGCGCCCGCTTCTCCAACTATTCCGGTTGGCTTGCTGACCCCACCCATGTGAAGCCAAGCGCCCAGCAGGTCTGGGCCATCTTTGGCCAAGAAATCCTCAACGGAGACATGGGTGCCGGCTTCCAAGGCATCCAAATCACTTCAGGCCTCTTCCAGATGTGGCGGGCCTGGGGCATCACCAGTGAAACCCAGCTCATGGCTTTGGCCATCGGTGCTCTGGTGATGGCCGGCCTCATGCTCAACGCCGGTGTTTTCCACTACCACAAGGCTGCGCCAAAGCTGGAGTGGTTCCAGAACGTTGAGTCGATGCTGAACCATCACCTGGCAGGCCTGCTGGGTCTCGGTTCACTCTCCTGGGCTGGACACGTCATCCACGTGTCGGCTCCTGTCACCAAGTTGATGGATGCCATCGATGCCGGCCAACCGCTGGTTCTGAACGGCAAGACCATCGCTTCGGCTGCAGACATTCCGCTGCCCCACGAGTTCTTCAATCAGGACCTGCTGGCTCAGCTTTACCCCGGCTTCAGCTCTGGTGTTGGTGCCTTTTTCTCCGGCAACTGGGCTGCTTACAGCGATTTCCTCACCTTTCAAGGTGGCTTGAATCCTGTGACGGGAAGCCTCTGGATGACCGACATCGCCCATCACCATGTGGCGATCGCCGTGATGTTCATCGTTGCCGGTCACATGTACCGGACCAACTGGGGCATCGGTCACTCCATCAAGGAGATCCACGAAGGTCAGAAGGGTGATCCCCTGCTGTTCCCTGCCACCAATGGTCACGACGGCCTCTATGAATTCATGACCACCTCCTGGCATGCCCAGCTGGCGGTCAACCTGGCCATCGGTGGTTCAGTGAGCATCATCGTTGCTCAGCACATGTACGCGATGCCTCCGTATCCGTACCAAGCCATCGACTACCCCACCCAGATCGGGCTCTTCACCCATCACATCTGGATCGGTGGTTTCCTGATCGTTGGTGCAGGGGCTCACGCAGCCATCGCCATGGTTCGCGACTACGACCCCGCGAAGCACATCGACAACGTGCTGGATCGGGTGCTCAAGGCCCGCGACGCGATCATCAGTCACCTCAACTGGGTCTGCATCTGGCTCGGAGCCCACAGCTTCGGCCTCTATGTCCACAACGACACGATGCGTGCTCTGGGTCGTCCCCAGGACATGTTCAGTGATTCGGCGATCTCAATTCAGCCGATCTTTGCTCAGTGGATTCAGAACGTGCACGCCGCAGCTGCCGGCAGCACGGCTCCCAACGCCCTCGCGGGTGTGAGTGAAGTGTTCAACGGTTCCGTTGTCGCCGTCGGCGGCAAGGTTGCCGCTGCTCCCATGCCGCTCGGCACAGCCGACTTCATGGTTCACCACATTCACGCCTTCACGATTCACGTGACGGTGCTGATCCTGCTGAAAGGTGTGCTGTACGCCCGTAGCTCCCGCCTCATCCCCGATAAGGCAAACCTGGGCTTCCGCTTCTCCTGCGATGGTCCTGGTCGTGGTGGCACTTGCCAGGTCTCCGCTTGGGACCACGTGTTCCTGGGCCTGTTCTGGATGTACAACTCCCTGTCAATCGTGATCTTCCACTTCTCCTGGAAGATGCAGAGCGACATCTGGGGAACGGTGAACGCCGACGGCTCCGTCGCGCACATCACCAATGGCAACTTTGCCCAAAGTGCAATCACCATCAATGGCTGGCTGCGTGACTATCTGTGGGCTCAAGCCGTGCAGGTGATCAACAGCTATGGCTCGAACACAGCCGCCTACGGAATCATGTTCCTCGGCGCTCACTTTGTGTTCGCCTTCAGCCTGATGTTCCTCTTCAGTGGCCGCGGCTACTGGCAGGAACTGATCGAGTCCATCGTCTGGGCTCACAACAAGCTGAAGGTGGCTCCCGCCATCCAGCCCCGTGCCCTTTCCATCATCCAAGGCCGTGCCGTGGGTGTTGCCCATTACCTCTTGGGCGGAATTGCGACCACGTGGGCCTTCTTCCACGCCCACATTCTTGTGGTCGGCTGA